A genomic stretch from Candidatus Nitrososphaera gargensis Ga9.2 includes:
- a CDS encoding NusA-like transcription termination signal-binding factor yields MTEIKLTSDELRLMSLFQSVTSATARDCIVDEKMDRVIFVVNKGQMGLAIGKGGSTIKQLQNVVAKKIELVEFSDNPAEFIRNMLNADMVNDVRISDRSDGTKQAVVTVDQKKKGAVVGREGRNAEKARLLAKRYFQITNVQIVSPEQGSNSHRVNIDG; encoded by the coding sequence ATGACAGAGATCAAGCTGACCTCTGACGAGCTTCGGCTCATGTCTCTTTTCCAGAGCGTGACTAGTGCCACTGCAAGGGACTGCATCGTCGACGAAAAGATGGACCGCGTCATATTCGTGGTCAACAAGGGCCAGATGGGCCTTGCCATAGGCAAGGGCGGCTCCACCATCAAGCAACTGCAGAATGTGGTTGCAAAAAAGATTGAACTTGTTGAATTTTCCGACAACCCAGCCGAGTTTATCCGCAACATGCTCAACGCCGACATGGTAAACGACGTCAGGATATCTGATAGGAGCGACGGGACAAAGCAGGCCGTAGTCACGGTCGACCAGAAGAAAAAGGGCGCTGTGGTTGGCAGGGAGGGCAGGAACGCCGAGAAGGCAAGACTTCTTGCGAAGCGATACTTCCAAATAACCAATGTGCAGATAGTAAGCCCTGAACAGGGTAGTAATAGTCATAGGGTGAATATAGATGGGTAA
- a CDS encoding 30S ribosomal protein S12: MGKSPLGLFAGRVLKSKKSRARWADKYYKRRMLMLDKKANPLEGAPQARGIVLEKVGIESKQPNSAVRKCVRVQLIKNGKSVTAFLPKDGALNFVDEHDEVIIGGIGGSMGGAMGDIPGVRWQVFKVNGVSLNELVHGRKEKPRR, translated from the coding sequence ATGGGTAAATCTCCACTAGGTCTGTTCGCAGGCAGGGTTCTGAAATCAAAGAAGAGCCGCGCAAGGTGGGCAGACAAATATTACAAGAGAAGGATGCTCATGCTTGACAAGAAGGCAAACCCGCTCGAGGGTGCGCCGCAGGCAAGGGGCATAGTGCTGGAAAAGGTTGGAATCGAGTCAAAGCAGCCCAACTCTGCCGTACGCAAGTGCGTCAGGGTTCAGCTGATAAAGAACGGCAAGTCGGTAACCGCCTTCCTTCCAAAGGACGGCGCTCTCAACTTTGTTGACGAGCACGACGAGGTCATTATCGGCGGCATCGGAGGCTCGATGGGTGGCGCAATGGGCGACATTCCGGGAGTCAGGTGGCAGGTGTTCAAGGTCAACGGCGTTTCACTGAACGAGCTTGTACACGGAAGAAAGGAGAAGCCGAGAAGATGA
- a CDS encoding 30S ribosomal protein S7, translating to MSGKEQVHIQLFHKWDTSNIAINDPGLKNVISLKPAVIPVTFGRHEHQRLKKAEVNIVERLANKLMHFGKKYAKNTGRMGGKKARMLNIVKTAFEIIHLETGKNPVELLVRAIENSSPNEDTTRIVYGGVVYHVSVDVAPLRRVDLALRFIAEGVRESTYSSPQTIEEALAKEIILASNNDMASHAVKKKNEQERIAMASR from the coding sequence ATGAGCGGGAAAGAACAGGTTCACATACAGTTGTTCCACAAGTGGGACACAAGCAACATTGCAATAAACGACCCCGGACTTAAGAACGTGATCAGCCTCAAGCCAGCGGTAATCCCGGTGACTTTTGGCAGGCACGAGCACCAGCGACTGAAAAAGGCAGAGGTCAACATCGTCGAGCGCCTCGCCAACAAGCTGATGCACTTTGGCAAGAAATACGCCAAGAACACTGGTAGGATGGGCGGCAAGAAGGCAAGGATGCTCAACATCGTCAAGACGGCGTTTGAAATCATCCACCTTGAAACCGGCAAGAACCCTGTCGAGCTGCTGGTGAGAGCAATAGAAAATTCATCGCCAAACGAGGACACGACCCGCATCGTGTATGGTGGAGTCGTCTACCATGTATCGGTTGACGTCGCCCCGCTGAGAAGGGTCGACCTTGCGCTGCGCTTTATCGCAGAGGGCGTGAGGGAATCAACCTACAGTAGCCCGCAGACGATAGAAGAGGCGCTTGCCAAGGAGATCATTCTGGCCTCCAACAACGACATGGCAAGCCACGCTGTCAAGAAAAAGAATGAGCAAGAAAGAATCGCAATGGCTTCAAGGTAA
- a CDS encoding AAA family ATPase, whose translation MMWSEKHRPKTVQEMVGNEDTRLAALKWLAGWVSGSKPLLLVGPPGTGKTTLVHALARQFDYDLVEMNASDARNKDILRARITPVFQNTANLLGRKIMLFLDEVDGISGREDTGGLDTLVELMKEPTVPVIMAANEKSIKIKDLSKVCKTVEFSPVPPRLLLLFLDHVLQSEGAKLGPRDKISIVNNSRGDIRSMLNSAQSRVAGYATVSNRDIVDIDIVDAVNGYFNASSLEQATRFITKADALYPDPRYGMSQEDRRKDMLAALFSSIVSSHVEHDDMASMLEVLSRADMMVGRANARREWRLLKYISSMIASGLYERSRQKGIKYSQYAMPWPVMGPIFARSQSTRKILGELAPALHMSRSSAGSFALPYFIRLIIEEKVDPIEFAVDNFRDESVGESIAKEIEKAKRK comes from the coding sequence ATGATGTGGTCTGAAAAGCACCGGCCAAAGACGGTACAAGAAATGGTGGGCAACGAGGACACCCGGCTTGCAGCGCTAAAGTGGCTGGCAGGCTGGGTGAGCGGTAGCAAGCCGCTGCTGCTGGTCGGGCCGCCGGGCACCGGCAAGACCACACTTGTGCACGCGCTTGCAAGGCAGTTCGATTACGACCTAGTGGAGATGAACGCAAGCGACGCTCGCAACAAGGACATACTCCGGGCAAGGATAACACCTGTCTTCCAGAACACTGCAAACCTGCTTGGCAGAAAGATAATGCTGTTTCTGGACGAGGTTGATGGTATCTCAGGCAGGGAGGACACGGGCGGGCTTGACACCTTGGTGGAGCTCATGAAAGAGCCGACGGTGCCCGTCATAATGGCCGCCAACGAAAAGTCCATCAAGATTAAAGACCTCTCCAAGGTGTGCAAGACAGTAGAGTTCAGCCCCGTGCCGCCTCGGCTGTTGTTGCTGTTCCTTGACCACGTGCTCCAGAGCGAGGGGGCAAAGCTTGGGCCGAGGGACAAGATATCGATCGTCAATAACAGCAGGGGCGACATCCGCTCGATGCTCAACAGCGCCCAGTCGCGTGTCGCCGGCTATGCCACGGTATCAAACAGAGACATTGTGGATATTGACATTGTAGACGCGGTAAACGGCTACTTTAACGCCAGCAGCTTGGAGCAGGCGACGCGCTTCATAACAAAGGCAGACGCGTTGTACCCGGATCCAAGGTACGGCATGTCACAGGAAGACCGGCGCAAGGACATGCTGGCCGCCCTTTTCTCAAGCATTGTCTCTTCGCACGTCGAGCATGACGACATGGCTTCCATGCTCGAAGTCCTGTCAAGGGCAGACATGATGGTCGGGCGCGCAAACGCAAGGAGGGAGTGGCGCCTGCTCAAATACATAAGCAGCATGATCGCGTCAGGGTTGTATGAAAGGTCGCGCCAGAAAGGGATCAAGTACAGCCAGTATGCGATGCCCTGGCCGGTCATGGGGCCGATATTTGCCCGCTCGCAGTCGACAAGGAAAATCTTGGGCGAGCTTGCGCCGGCGCTCCACATGTCAAGGAGCTCTGCCGGCTCGTTTGCCCTGCCATACTTCATAAGGCTGATTATCGAAGAAAAGGTAGACCCGATCGAGTTTGCAGTGGACAACTTTCGCGACGAGTCGGTTGGCGAGTCTATAGCAAAGGAGATCGAGAAGGCGAAGAGGAAATAA
- a CDS encoding MGH1-like glycoside hydrolase domain-containing protein: MAWTILSKNINWMIYYGLLQNGYDREAEIIRDEIIKMVTKEGARKYYNLFTGEGSGGKNFSWTAALTLDLFYRQSGKKTPLDKILGL, encoded by the coding sequence TTGGCGTGGACCATTCTGAGTAAAAATATCAACTGGATGATATACTATGGTTTGTTGCAAAATGGTTATGATAGAGAGGCTGAAATCATTAGGGACGAAATTATCAAGATGGTAACAAAAGAAGGAGCCAGAAAGTATTACAATCTATTTACAGGTGAAGGCTCGGGTGGAAAGAACTTTTCTTGGACTGCAGCCCTTACTTTGGATCTATTTTATCGCCAAAGCGGTAAGAAAACACCGCTTGATAAGATATTGGGCTTGTGA
- a CDS encoding MGH1-like glycoside hydrolase domain-containing protein — MLEGNWNENYKITIPAHKLYPYQWSWDSAFIAIGNSYLNVNRAITEFENLFSAQWKNGMLPQVVFYESSDSYWPEPEYYQIERSKDSPSHVMISDMTQLPVNAISCCYISMKMSEMLTSTKQRNSSRECFQR; from the coding sequence GTGTTGGAAGGAAACTGGAATGAGAATTACAAGATAACGATACCTGCACACAAATTATATCCGTACCAATGGAGCTGGGACTCGGCCTTTATAGCCATTGGAAACTCTTACCTGAATGTCAATAGAGCGATCACAGAATTTGAAAACCTTTTTTCTGCGCAGTGGAAGAATGGTATGCTCCCGCAGGTAGTATTCTACGAGTCATCAGACTCGTACTGGCCGGAGCCAGAGTACTATCAAATAGAGAGGAGCAAAGATTCCCCAAGTCATGTAATGATATCTGACATGACTCAGCTGCCGGTCAATGCCATTTCATGTTGCTATATATCTATGAAGATGTCAGAAATGCTGACAAGCACAAAGCAAAGGAATTCCTCAAGAGAATGTTTCCAAAGATAA
- a CDS encoding CBS domain-containing protein, translating to MKASDVMSVDIIAATENISAIEVATRIVLGAINGMPVISKDDGKLLGIVTTIDLLRAIRSSQDLTTIIAKDIMSPNPLSVKQDTDVNEIIDVMDRNGVMMVPVVENDGRLIGICSRSDILKEILNERFVTIGRTRTVTTTIGEAA from the coding sequence ATGAAAGCCTCGGATGTAATGTCTGTTGACATCATTGCGGCGACTGAAAACATAAGCGCAATCGAAGTTGCCACCAGAATAGTCCTGGGAGCAATAAATGGCATGCCAGTAATCAGCAAAGACGACGGCAAGTTACTGGGCATAGTTACCACGATTGACCTCCTGCGCGCCATAAGAAGCAGTCAAGACTTAACTACAATAATTGCCAAGGATATAATGTCTCCTAACCCGCTTTCGGTCAAGCAGGACACAGATGTAAACGAAATAATCGACGTTATGGATAGAAATGGCGTGATGATGGTTCCGGTGGTTGAAAATGACGGCAGGCTGATAGGCATATGCTCGCGATCAGATATCTTGAAGGAGATTCTAAATGAGAGATTCGTTACTATAGGCAGGACAAGGACAGTAACAACAACCATAGGAGAAGCTGCCTAG
- a CDS encoding zinc finger C2H2 domain-containing protein, with protein sequence MATKDNNKEEQKVKVDGTEVKVKTPPPRKVRPVYYCQTCDTLFPSQLDLEEHMKIDHSKIAAA encoded by the coding sequence ATGGCGACGAAAGACAATAATAAAGAAGAACAAAAGGTCAAAGTTGACGGGACAGAAGTCAAGGTCAAGACCCCACCACCACGTAAAGTAAGGCCCGTGTATTATTGCCAAACATGCGATACGCTGTTTCCAAGCCAGCTGGATTTAGAAGAACATATGAAGATTGATCATAGCAAGATAGCTGCTGCATAA
- a CDS encoding KGG domain-containing protein: protein MSDRGLASADEETKERVARKGGEARAQDPESLAEAGRKGGEAVVEKYGPEHMAEIGRKGGESVSQDTEHMAEIGAKGGQASDGGREGGGSERGFAAMSEEERKRIASKGGQK from the coding sequence ATGTCCGACAGAGGATTGGCTTCGGCAGACGAAGAGACAAAAGAAAGAGTGGCTAGGAAAGGCGGGGAAGCCCGAGCACAAGACCCAGAAAGCCTAGCAGAAGCAGGTCGCAAGGGCGGCGAAGCGGTGGTTGAGAAGTACGGTCCAGAACACATGGCCGAAATAGGTAGGAAGGGCGGCGAGTCCGTTTCTCAGGACACCGAACACATGGCAGAGATCGGTGCCAAAGGCGGACAAGCATCGGATGGTGGAAGAGAAGGAGGCGGCAGTGAACGCGGGTTTGCTGCAATGTCTGAAGAAGAGAGAAAAAGAATAGCAAGCAAAGGAGGACAAAAGTAA
- a CDS encoding ATP-binding protein: MATQTSIYPHEVGRDLIPELATRVYSSQLDSFREAISNAFDEGSKQVALAITKDRIVIEDWGGGIKDYDEFRKFGQASKKSRKGEIIGEKGLGKLSLLNLGRTVRFETNNSSIGMRFYMTLAGFTKPEYGKAGSFLSHRGTKITVTKLANTVDTSEVASYLRKAFGLRLVRGADITINGEPVKPRFAFDPKETLLFRLKHNIDVTGNVRFSEGGKGAVDVYIDHVFVTSLEVDMRRKFEGGSTAMILHQRHQGTISFKTKFTRSSLSSFDNML, from the coding sequence ATGGCAACACAAACTAGCATATACCCTCATGAGGTTGGCAGGGACCTTATCCCAGAGCTTGCTACACGCGTATATAGCTCACAGCTTGATTCCTTTAGAGAGGCGATCTCTAATGCGTTCGACGAGGGTAGCAAGCAGGTAGCATTGGCTATAACAAAAGACAGGATAGTGATAGAAGACTGGGGAGGAGGCATAAAAGATTATGACGAGTTCCGCAAGTTCGGTCAGGCTTCAAAGAAATCAAGAAAAGGCGAAATCATTGGTGAAAAAGGTCTTGGCAAATTGTCATTGCTGAACCTCGGTCGCACAGTCCGATTTGAAACAAACAATAGCTCTATCGGAATGCGATTTTACATGACGCTGGCTGGCTTTACCAAGCCCGAGTATGGCAAAGCCGGCTCGTTCCTTTCACACAGAGGAACCAAGATTACCGTAACCAAGCTAGCAAATACTGTTGATACAAGCGAAGTGGCATCATATCTCAGAAAGGCATTCGGCCTCAGACTTGTGCGGGGCGCAGATATAACCATCAATGGAGAGCCAGTCAAGCCAAGATTTGCCTTTGATCCAAAAGAAACTCTCCTGTTCAGACTGAAACACAATATCGACGTGACAGGCAACGTCAGGTTCAGCGAAGGCGGCAAGGGCGCAGTTGATGTCTATATTGACCACGTGTTTGTTACAAGCCTCGAAGTTGATATGAGGCGGAAGTTTGAGGGTGGGTCAACTGCAATGATCTTACACCAGAGACATCAAGGAACAATATCATTCAAAACAAAGTTTACAAGGAGTTCATTATCCAGCTTCGACAATATGCTTTGA